Proteins encoded in a region of the Haloglomus salinum genome:
- a CDS encoding sulfurtransferase TusA family protein: MNTEYDITETLDVKGLSCPMPVVETKQAIDTLDADEVLEVVATDRGSMSDIAGWADTTAGVELLDQSDEGDVFRHVVRKTA, from the coding sequence ATGAACACTGAATACGATATCACGGAGACGCTGGACGTGAAGGGACTCTCGTGTCCGATGCCGGTGGTCGAGACCAAGCAGGCCATCGATACGCTCGATGCGGACGAGGTTCTCGAGGTCGTCGCCACGGACCGCGGGAGCATGAGCGACATCGCGGGCTGGGCCGACACCACGGCGGGCGTGGAACTGCTGGACCAGTCCGACGAGGGCGACGTCTTCCGACACGTCGTCCGGAAGACCGCATGA
- a CDS encoding DsrE/DsrF/DrsH-like family protein — MSSDPSEAGGPVDAGTDEGGADGPSRADLQAQVATLQERVAELEAGAAADDGDDTRQMTIIATKGTLDMAYPPLILASTAAAFGWGVTVFHTFWGLEILHEERSKELQLSSVGNPNTPMPNLVAALPGMDRLTTELMNRQIDEVGTPTIGELVDTCLEMGVDMQACQMTADMMEYDEDEFYDEVTTGVGAASALAEMAEADIQLLV; from the coding sequence ATGAGTTCCGACCCCTCCGAGGCCGGGGGCCCCGTCGACGCCGGGACCGATGAAGGGGGGGCCGACGGGCCGTCCCGCGCCGACCTCCAGGCACAGGTCGCGACCCTGCAGGAGCGCGTCGCGGAGCTCGAAGCCGGCGCGGCGGCGGACGATGGGGACGACACCCGGCAGATGACCATCATCGCGACGAAGGGGACCCTCGACATGGCCTACCCGCCGCTCATCCTCGCGTCGACTGCCGCCGCATTCGGCTGGGGGGTGACGGTGTTCCACACGTTCTGGGGGCTCGAAATCCTCCACGAGGAGCGCTCGAAGGAGCTCCAGCTCTCCTCGGTCGGGAACCCGAACACGCCGATGCCGAACCTCGTCGCCGCGCTGCCGGGGATGGACCGGCTGACCACGGAGCTGATGAACCGGCAGATCGACGAGGTCGGCACGCCAACCATCGGCGAACTGGTCGACACCTGCCTCGAGATGGGTGTCGACATGCAGGCCTGTCAGATGACCGCCGACATGATGGAGTACGACGAGGACGAGTTCTACGACGAGGTCACCACCGGCGTCGGCGCCGCATCGGCGCTCGCCGAGATGGCCGAGGCCGACATCCAGCTACTGGTCTGA
- a CDS encoding DUF2270 domain-containing protein encodes MSPADTPTDEDAERSATECDSGADGPAAEREAGAGGATTEEPPHVDGRGPDPSVGEGLLDAEMGPSSAMAHLYRGEIHRMKFWRERLDRTTNWAVIVIAAVLTWAFSSEQNPHYLLLIGNVVLATFLTVEARRYRAYDIWRSRVRTLQQEVWAAGLDEREPLDPDWRSKLADDYRQPTLKITAEEAIAHRLRRIYLPLFAVLNGAWVVRVTAFGPDTWPASAAIGMVPGTVVTAVLVLLGAVAVFVACRPRTWHAHGELRDEALRKE; translated from the coding sequence ATGTCTCCCGCTGACACCCCAACCGACGAGGACGCCGAGCGGTCGGCTACCGAGTGCGATTCCGGAGCGGACGGGCCGGCTGCCGAGCGCGAGGCCGGTGCGGGCGGAGCGACCACCGAGGAGCCACCCCACGTCGACGGGCGCGGCCCGGACCCGTCGGTCGGGGAGGGCCTGCTCGACGCGGAGATGGGTCCCAGCTCGGCGATGGCTCACCTCTACCGGGGAGAGATCCACCGGATGAAGTTCTGGCGCGAGCGGCTGGACCGGACCACCAACTGGGCTGTTATCGTGATTGCAGCGGTACTGACGTGGGCGTTCTCCAGCGAGCAGAACCCACACTACCTGCTGCTCATCGGGAACGTCGTGCTGGCGACGTTCCTCACCGTCGAGGCCCGGCGGTACCGGGCGTACGACATCTGGCGCTCGCGGGTCCGCACCCTCCAGCAGGAGGTCTGGGCAGCCGGACTGGACGAGCGCGAGCCGCTGGACCCGGACTGGCGGTCGAAGCTGGCTGACGATTACCGCCAGCCGACGCTGAAGATAACCGCCGAGGAGGCCATCGCGCACCGCCTGCGTCGCATCTACCTCCCGCTGTTCGCGGTACTGAACGGCGCGTGGGTCGTCCGTGTGACGGCGTTCGGCCCGGATACCTGGCCGGCGAGTGCGGCCATCGGCATGGTGCCCGGTACCGTCGTGACCGCGGTACTCGTCCTGCTGGGCGCGGTGGCGGTGTTCGTGGCCTGCCGTCCCCGCACCTGGCACGCCCACGGCGAACTCCGCGATGAGGCGCTCCGAAAGGAGTAG
- a CDS encoding sensor histidine kinase translates to MRRLRGPWGPPLALGGVGVLLLAVGLWNFNRELANLVIQWGPVVAFSQIAIPSLVVVYGGYRLAASSFNRDERWRVTLFGLVGMALVAGGVYTTIIVRLAEARPVGEPQYVVAVMAGVGAAGGAAMGSLSITSRRDARQAERARDNFELLNSIIRHDILNSMMIVQSRAEFIEDEAEDDRIREFADTILTQTSGVVDQVERTRAILQALRTSDPRLEAIDLEAVVEHELDTIRTTYDEVTVETDLPSGPVHVRADDLLDDVVGNVLSNAVEHNDKDDPRVVVSASVRDDDALADHSGDEDESEAVVELRIADNGPGVDDDLKDAVFRRDETGLHEDGTGSGFGLFFVDTMMRKYGGEVTIEDNDPEGAVFVFRFSRATPESDEPSEDLTDVVEVPA, encoded by the coding sequence ATGCGACGCCTTCGCGGCCCGTGGGGGCCCCCGCTCGCACTCGGCGGCGTCGGGGTACTTCTGCTGGCTGTCGGGCTGTGGAACTTCAATCGGGAGCTGGCCAATCTGGTCATCCAGTGGGGGCCGGTCGTGGCGTTCTCGCAGATAGCCATCCCGTCGCTGGTGGTCGTCTACGGCGGCTACCGGCTCGCCGCGTCCTCGTTCAACCGGGACGAGCGCTGGCGCGTGACCCTGTTCGGACTCGTCGGAATGGCCCTCGTGGCGGGCGGGGTCTACACCACCATCATCGTCCGGCTGGCCGAGGCCCGGCCCGTCGGCGAGCCACAGTACGTCGTCGCGGTGATGGCCGGTGTCGGGGCGGCGGGCGGGGCCGCGATGGGTTCGCTCAGCATCACCAGCCGCCGGGACGCCCGCCAGGCCGAACGCGCGCGCGACAACTTCGAGCTGCTGAACAGCATCATCCGGCACGACATCCTCAACAGCATGATGATCGTCCAGTCCCGGGCGGAGTTCATCGAGGACGAGGCCGAGGACGACCGCATCCGTGAGTTCGCCGACACCATCCTCACGCAGACCAGCGGCGTCGTCGACCAGGTCGAGCGGACACGGGCCATCCTGCAGGCACTCCGGACGAGCGACCCCCGGCTGGAGGCCATCGACTTGGAGGCGGTCGTCGAGCACGAACTCGACACCATCCGGACCACCTACGACGAGGTGACCGTCGAGACCGACCTGCCCTCCGGTCCGGTCCACGTCCGCGCGGACGACCTGCTCGACGACGTGGTCGGCAACGTCCTCTCGAACGCCGTCGAGCACAACGACAAGGACGACCCGCGGGTCGTTGTCTCGGCCAGCGTTCGCGACGACGACGCACTCGCCGACCACTCCGGGGACGAGGACGAATCGGAGGCAGTCGTCGAACTCCGCATCGCCGACAACGGCCCCGGCGTCGACGACGACCTCAAGGATGCCGTGTTCCGCCGCGACGAGACCGGCCTCCACGAGGACGGCACCGGCTCCGGGTTCGGCCTCTTCTTCGTCGACACGATGATGCGCAAGTACGGCGGCGAGGTGACCATCGAGGACAACGACCCCGAGGGGGCGGTCTTCGTCTTCCGATTCAGCAGGGCCACGCCCGAGTCGGACGAGCCCTCGGAGGACCTGACCGACGTGGTCGAGGTCCCCGCCTGA
- a CDS encoding response regulator: MSESDGQADDQPTVLVVEDEEELRRTYELWLAGDYEVITAAEGEEALELVDDDVGVVLLDRMMPGLSGKETLAKMQDQGVEAKFAMVTAVEPDFDIIEMGFDAYLTKPIDEDRLRDTIESLRSQEAYSDALDEYTSLLAKKETLKARKSEEELAESEAFAELESRLAELEAELEDADSGAGDDAGFVAALRSIDEGAQRTEPEES; encoded by the coding sequence ATGAGCGAAAGCGACGGGCAGGCGGACGACCAGCCGACGGTGCTGGTGGTGGAGGACGAGGAGGAACTCCGCCGGACGTACGAACTCTGGCTCGCGGGCGACTACGAGGTCATCACGGCCGCGGAGGGGGAGGAGGCACTGGAACTCGTCGACGACGATGTCGGCGTCGTGCTGCTCGACCGGATGATGCCGGGGCTGTCGGGCAAGGAGACGCTCGCGAAGATGCAGGACCAGGGTGTCGAGGCGAAGTTCGCTATGGTCACGGCCGTCGAGCCGGATTTCGACATCATCGAGATGGGGTTCGACGCCTACCTCACGAAGCCCATCGACGAGGACCGACTGCGCGACACCATCGAGAGCCTCCGCTCGCAGGAGGCCTACTCGGACGCGCTCGACGAGTACACCTCACTGCTGGCGAAGAAGGAGACGCTGAAGGCCCGCAAGAGCGAGGAGGAACTGGCCGAGAGCGAGGCCTTCGCCGAGCTGGAGTCCCGGCTCGCCGAGCTGGAGGCCGAACTCGAGGACGCGGACTCGGGTGCCGGCGACGACGCCGGCTTCGTCGCTGCGCTCCGCAGTATCGACGAAGGGGCCCAGCGGACCGAACCCGAGGAGTCATAA
- a CDS encoding RAD55 family ATPase: MSGVTNERDAYDLGSSFPVAEARSQAPGTTLLITGPGAVAERAAFEILLAGLETGEGIVPVSTDRSTADLQRELAAHSGGALDGKLAVIDVSGESADGGSPDDLAAIGRELNDAIDRVDVPRVRIGVLSLTGMLAHLDRSEVFKFCHVVRDRIDDAGFFGIATLDTEQVEAATVSMLQEAFDGTVEVHEDEKGDLVRVVGLPDAPVTWHDWS; this comes from the coding sequence ATGAGCGGAGTCACGAACGAGCGGGACGCCTACGACCTGGGCTCGTCGTTTCCCGTCGCCGAGGCGCGGAGCCAGGCACCCGGAACGACGCTTCTCATCACCGGCCCGGGGGCGGTCGCCGAGCGTGCGGCGTTCGAGATTCTCCTTGCCGGCCTCGAGACCGGCGAGGGCATCGTGCCGGTCAGCACGGACCGGTCCACCGCCGACCTCCAGCGCGAACTCGCTGCCCACTCCGGCGGCGCGCTGGACGGGAAGCTGGCCGTCATCGACGTGAGCGGCGAGTCGGCCGACGGCGGGAGTCCGGACGACCTCGCGGCCATCGGGCGCGAACTCAACGACGCTATCGACCGCGTCGACGTGCCCCGTGTCCGAATCGGCGTCCTCTCGCTGACGGGGATGCTGGCCCACCTCGACCGGAGCGAGGTGTTCAAGTTCTGTCACGTCGTCCGGGACCGCATCGACGACGCCGGCTTCTTCGGTATCGCGACGCTCGACACCGAGCAGGTCGAGGCGGCGACGGTGTCGATGCTACAGGAGGCGTTCGACGGCACGGTCGAGGTCCACGAGGACGAGAAGGGCGACCTCGTACGGGTCGTCGGCCTGCCGGACGCGCCGGTCACCTGGCACGACTGGAGCTAG
- a CDS encoding DUF7504 family protein, protein MTGVESAGTGPDDAPATAPPFGEAVPSNLLLLGPSMEGDGDAIVRLMESVTGTPSLLAVSLLRDPDEQIASWEDRWRKPPKEVATIGCNHTGTTGTSAETSYRMTTVADPGDLTGLGIRINECLDAWQERQCVVVFDSVTTMLQYADTKQVFQFLHVLTSRMKRADVMSVFYMDPEAHDEQTVSTIRSLFEGVYEWSEDGWERS, encoded by the coding sequence GTGACGGGAGTCGAATCCGCTGGGACGGGTCCGGACGATGCCCCAGCCACGGCTCCCCCGTTCGGCGAGGCGGTGCCGTCGAACCTCCTCCTGCTGGGGCCGTCGATGGAAGGTGACGGTGACGCCATCGTGCGGCTCATGGAGAGCGTGACCGGCACGCCCTCCCTGCTCGCGGTGTCGCTCCTTCGGGACCCCGACGAGCAGATCGCCTCTTGGGAGGACCGGTGGCGGAAGCCGCCGAAGGAGGTGGCCACGATCGGCTGCAACCACACAGGGACGACGGGCACCAGCGCCGAGACCTCCTATCGGATGACCACGGTCGCCGACCCGGGCGACCTGACGGGGCTGGGCATCCGCATCAACGAGTGTCTCGACGCGTGGCAGGAACGCCAGTGCGTCGTCGTCTTCGACTCCGTGACGACGATGCTCCAGTACGCCGACACCAAGCAGGTGTTCCAGTTCCTCCACGTCCTGACGAGTCGCATGAAGCGGGCGGACGTGATGAGTGTCTTCTACATGGACCCCGAGGCACACGACGAGCAGACGGTGTCCACCATCCGGAGCCTGTTCGAGGGCGTCTACGAGTGGTCCGAGGACGGCTGGGAGCGGAGCTAG
- a CDS encoding macro domain-containing protein, giving the protein MEFRVVQGDIAAQSADALVNAAGTSLQMGSGVAGALRRGAGREINEEAVSKGPVDLGEVAVTDAYDLDAGYVIHAAAMPHYGDGQATRQSIRAATRNTLGTADELDCASLVIPALGTGVAGFDLEEGARIICEVIDAYDPTTLSDVRFIAYSDDAFETVRDVATAITESP; this is encoded by the coding sequence ATGGAGTTCCGAGTCGTCCAGGGCGACATCGCCGCGCAGTCCGCAGACGCGCTCGTGAACGCGGCGGGGACCAGCCTGCAGATGGGGAGCGGTGTAGCCGGGGCGCTCCGGCGCGGTGCCGGCCGCGAGATAAACGAGGAAGCGGTCTCGAAGGGACCAGTCGACCTCGGAGAGGTGGCTGTGACCGACGCCTACGACCTCGACGCCGGGTACGTCATCCACGCCGCGGCGATGCCCCACTACGGCGACGGGCAGGCGACCCGCCAGTCCATCCGGGCCGCCACGCGGAACACGCTGGGGACGGCCGACGAACTGGACTGTGCGTCGCTCGTGATTCCGGCGCTGGGAACCGGCGTGGCCGGGTTCGACCTCGAGGAAGGGGCCCGCATCATCTGCGAGGTCATCGACGCGTACGACCCGACGACCCTCTCCGATGTCCGGTTCATCGCGTACTCCGACGACGCCTTCGAGACCGTCCGAGACGTGGCAACAGCCATCACAGAGAGCCCGTGA
- a CDS encoding YqjF family protein: MCARFADCKLLSMVWEDLLFAHWRVDPALVDERLPDGLAVDTYDGDAYLGVVPFVMRDIGPRFAPVGLSFGELNLRTYVHETADGPSDDDPDEGGRGVYFFNLDADDRLGVGIARSLFQLPYYRANMTIDAAGDRVAFRSQRPDGSAAFAAAYGPDGESFVPEPGSLPAFLTENYRFYTADGGGRLWYGDIDHPRWELAPASADFVRNELFDVNGFDHPGGEPLLHFAERIRVTAGRIHRA; the protein is encoded by the coding sequence ATGTGCGCCCGTTTCGCCGACTGCAAGCTCCTCTCGATGGTGTGGGAGGACCTGCTGTTCGCTCACTGGCGGGTCGACCCCGCCCTCGTCGACGAGCGGCTCCCCGACGGCCTCGCCGTCGACACCTACGACGGGGACGCCTACCTCGGCGTCGTGCCGTTCGTGATGCGGGACATCGGTCCCCGGTTCGCGCCGGTGGGGCTCTCCTTCGGGGAGCTGAACCTCCGGACGTACGTCCACGAGACGGCTGACGGGCCCAGCGACGACGACCCCGACGAGGGCGGGCGCGGGGTCTACTTCTTCAACCTCGACGCCGACGACCGGCTCGGGGTGGGTATCGCGCGCTCGCTGTTCCAGCTCCCGTACTACCGGGCGAACATGACCATCGACGCGGCCGGCGACCGGGTGGCGTTCCGCTCCCAGCGGCCCGACGGCTCGGCGGCCTTCGCGGCCGCGTACGGGCCCGACGGGGAGTCGTTCGTCCCCGAGCCGGGCTCGCTCCCGGCGTTCCTCACGGAGAACTACCGGTTCTACACCGCCGACGGGGGCGGTCGGCTCTGGTACGGCGACATCGACCACCCCCGGTGGGAGCTGGCCCCCGCGAGTGCGGACTTCGTCCGGAACGAGCTGTTCGACGTGAACGGGTTCGACCATCCCGGGGGCGAGCCGCTCCTCCACTTCGCAGAGCGTATTCGGGTGACTGCGGGGCGCATCCACCGGGCGTGA
- a CDS encoding PH domain-containing protein encodes MTGPERSLESAVRLVWILRAALAAVVLGAVTGALSVVLDAPAWIGPVVFTVLFLFGATRAHLRYESWSYRVRTDSLFLDRGVLTRVRTVVPYVRIQHVDASRGPVERAFGLATVVVYTAGSRGADVSIPGLTPDRADDLQDRLKRLAIAAEGEDAV; translated from the coding sequence CTGACGGGCCCGGAGCGGTCGCTGGAGTCCGCCGTCCGGCTGGTGTGGATCCTTCGGGCGGCACTCGCCGCGGTGGTCCTCGGCGCGGTCACCGGTGCACTGTCCGTCGTCCTCGATGCTCCGGCGTGGATCGGCCCGGTCGTGTTCACGGTGCTGTTCCTGTTCGGCGCGACCCGGGCACACCTCCGGTACGAGTCCTGGTCGTACCGGGTGCGGACGGACTCGTTGTTCCTCGACCGTGGCGTCCTTACACGCGTCCGGACCGTCGTCCCGTACGTCCGTATCCAGCACGTCGACGCCTCGCGCGGTCCGGTCGAGCGGGCGTTCGGCCTCGCCACCGTAGTCGTCTACACCGCGGGGTCGCGCGGCGCCGACGTCTCCATCCCGGGACTCACGCCCGACCGCGCGGACGACCTGCAGGACCGGCTGAAGCGACTGGCCATCGCCGCAGAGGGGGAGGACGCGGTCTGA
- a CDS encoding PH domain-containing protein gives MRLTPLSIPYGAATTAARLGWILVIATFGSTQMPGAGPLVALAVVAGVLALAGLYQFARWQRFEYELTGDTLDIESGVFSRRTREIPLGRVQNVDTSRNAVQRALGIAAVTVETAGGSDVEAELRYVTEAEAERLRAEVGRLKRRAEDERNGEATAADDPEEEELFAMSPRELALLGVVSVDLRLLSLFSAVIPIVAPSLTRRATDPLFSLAVAAPLFAAGIVLVAVLASAAFSVGNFYGFRLARAGDELRYERGLLNRYTGTVPLSKVQSVVLSENVLARRIGYASLTVETAGYAPGDAGAESAVPLARRSRVVDLAREVEPFGEVSFERPPARARTRYAIRYALAGLLLTGIAYGVHRFSEFSFAWYLTLGLVLLAPLGAHLKWRNLGFAVLADHVVLRSGFWSRETTVVPYYRVQTVVETESVFQRRRDLATVVVDTAGSRGLTSGDPKALDIEADRAAQLRETVADRLQDSLQARRAERRRERERDLRAPPADRTQSSVASR, from the coding sequence ATGCGTCTTACCCCCCTCTCGATTCCGTACGGCGCCGCGACGACGGCCGCGCGGCTGGGGTGGATACTCGTCATCGCCACCTTCGGCTCGACGCAGATGCCCGGCGCCGGGCCGCTGGTGGCCCTGGCCGTCGTCGCCGGGGTGCTGGCACTGGCGGGGCTCTACCAGTTCGCGCGCTGGCAGCGGTTCGAGTACGAACTCACGGGGGACACGCTCGATATCGAGTCCGGCGTCTTCTCCCGCCGGACCCGCGAGATTCCGCTCGGTCGCGTCCAGAACGTCGATACCAGTCGGAACGCCGTCCAGCGAGCCCTCGGCATCGCCGCCGTCACGGTCGAGACGGCGGGCGGCAGCGACGTGGAGGCCGAACTCCGGTACGTCACGGAGGCCGAAGCCGAGCGCCTCCGCGCCGAAGTCGGCCGGCTGAAACGGCGAGCCGAGGATGAGCGGAACGGAGAGGCGACGGCCGCTGACGACCCCGAGGAGGAGGAGCTGTTCGCCATGTCGCCCCGCGAACTGGCGTTGCTGGGTGTCGTCTCGGTCGACCTGCGCCTGCTATCGCTGTTCTCGGCGGTCATCCCCATCGTCGCCCCGTCGCTGACACGGCGGGCCACGGACCCGCTGTTCTCGCTGGCGGTCGCCGCGCCGCTGTTCGCGGCCGGTATCGTCCTCGTCGCGGTGCTGGCGAGCGCGGCCTTCTCCGTGGGGAACTTCTACGGGTTCCGCCTCGCGCGCGCCGGCGACGAACTCCGGTACGAGCGCGGCCTCCTCAACCGCTACACCGGGACGGTCCCGCTGTCGAAGGTCCAGTCGGTGGTGCTCTCGGAGAACGTCCTCGCGCGGCGCATCGGCTACGCGTCGCTCACCGTCGAGACGGCGGGCTACGCGCCCGGGGACGCGGGAGCGGAGTCGGCCGTCCCGTTGGCGCGCCGCTCGCGCGTCGTCGACCTGGCGCGCGAGGTGGAGCCGTTCGGTGAGGTGTCGTTCGAACGCCCGCCCGCCCGCGCCCGCACCCGGTACGCTATCAGGTACGCACTGGCCGGCCTCCTGCTCACGGGCATCGCCTACGGCGTCCACCGGTTCTCGGAGTTCTCGTTCGCCTGGTATCTCACTCTCGGGCTGGTGTTGCTGGCGCCGCTGGGAGCCCACCTGAAATGGCGCAACCTCGGGTTCGCCGTCCTCGCGGACCACGTCGTCCTCCGGTCGGGGTTCTGGTCGCGCGAGACGACCGTCGTTCCGTACTACCGGGTCCAGACGGTCGTGGAGACCGAGAGCGTCTTCCAGCGTCGCCGTGACCTCGCGACGGTGGTCGTCGACACGGCCGGGTCGCGCGGCCTGACGAGCGGTGACCCGAAGGCGCTCGATATCGAGGCCGACCGCGCCGCCCAGCTCCGGGAGACGGTGGCCGACCGGTTGCAGGACTCCCTGCAGGCCCGCCGAGCCGAGCGCCGCCGGGAGCGCGAACGGGACCTGCGCGCGCCCCCCGCCGACCGAACTCAGTCGTCGGTCGCGTCCCGGTAG
- a CDS encoding cytochrome P450, translated as MADDPASGRYRPRSGADRSTDIPPAPEPDGLPLLGNTHQYLRDPLTFHERHARDLGDVVRVRLAGGSFHYVTHPEDIQRVLVSDQHRFRKASQVAEAGGGFLTDGMFLATGEQWRRARTVAQPAFYRERVERYGRHAVAATREATASWSDGDRVDLGAVTKRVTLDVLVRALFDRDLDDEFGQTVAEAARTVNDFLDATSLRTVLPLPDWLPTPSKRRFEAARADFDDAVDDLLDDRGGPGDDAATDGPTSLDAIEDPDLLDLLLAANRAADEADRLSRGELRDNLVTFLFAGHETTALALSYAGHLLAGAPDASDRLTAEVDALDGDPSVADLPDLPYTEAVVKESMRRYPPLYTLFREPLEPVVLGGRHVPAGAALVLPQRIVHTDPRWWAAPDEFRPERWLDDETDRPEYAYFPFGGGPRHCIGARFAMLEAQLALATLAREWRFTDPGEVTPSLNVTLQPEDPIEVTVRQR; from the coding sequence ATGGCCGACGACCCGGCGTCCGGACGGTACCGACCGCGCTCCGGGGCCGACCGCTCCACCGACATCCCCCCGGCGCCCGAACCCGACGGACTCCCGCTGCTCGGCAACACCCACCAGTACCTCCGGGACCCGCTCACCTTCCACGAGCGCCACGCCCGCGACCTGGGCGACGTGGTCCGGGTCCGACTCGCGGGCGGCAGCTTCCACTACGTCACACACCCCGAGGACATCCAGCGCGTCCTCGTGAGCGACCAGCACCGCTTCCGGAAGGCCTCGCAGGTCGCCGAGGCCGGCGGCGGCTTCCTCACGGACGGGATGTTCCTCGCGACGGGCGAGCAGTGGCGGCGCGCACGCACCGTCGCCCAGCCCGCCTTCTACCGCGAGCGCGTCGAGCGCTACGGCCGCCACGCCGTCGCCGCGACCCGAGAGGCGACGGCCAGCTGGTCGGACGGTGACCGCGTGGACCTCGGGGCGGTCACCAAACGGGTCACGCTCGACGTGCTGGTCCGGGCACTGTTCGACCGCGACCTCGACGACGAGTTCGGGCAGACCGTCGCCGAGGCCGCACGCACCGTCAACGACTTCCTGGATGCGACCTCGCTCCGGACCGTCCTGCCGCTCCCGGACTGGCTCCCGACCCCGTCGAAGCGGCGCTTCGAGGCCGCACGCGCGGACTTCGACGACGCCGTCGACGACCTGCTCGACGACCGCGGAGGTCCCGGCGACGACGCCGCGACCGACGGCCCGACATCGCTGGACGCCATCGAGGACCCGGACCTGCTGGACCTGCTGCTGGCCGCGAACCGTGCGGCCGACGAGGCCGACCGCCTCTCGCGGGGCGAACTCCGGGACAACCTCGTCACCTTCCTGTTCGCCGGGCACGAGACGACCGCGCTGGCGCTCTCGTACGCCGGCCACCTGCTCGCGGGCGCGCCCGACGCGAGCGACCGCCTCACGGCCGAGGTCGACGCGCTCGACGGCGATCCCTCGGTCGCCGACCTGCCCGACCTCCCGTACACGGAGGCGGTCGTGAAGGAGTCGATGCGGCGGTATCCGCCGCTGTACACGCTGTTCCGCGAACCGCTCGAACCGGTCGTTCTCGGCGGCCGCCACGTGCCCGCGGGCGCGGCGCTCGTCCTCCCCCAGCGCATCGTCCACACGGACCCGCGCTGGTGGGCCGCACCGGACGAGTTCCGTCCCGAGCGGTGGCTCGACGACGAGACGGACCGCCCCGAGTACGCCTACTTCCCGTTCGGCGGTGGCCCACGCCACTGTATCGGCGCGCGGTTCGCGATGCTGGAGGCACAGCTGGCGCTGGCCACGCTCGCGCGCGAGTGGCGGTTCACCGACCCGGGCGAGGTGACGCCGTCGCTCAACGTCACGCTCCAGCCCGAGGACCCAATCGAGGTCACCGTCCGCCAGCGCTGA